Proteins encoded together in one Desulfovibrio sp. UCD-KL4C window:
- a CDS encoding FapA family protein: MADQESPIRGSALRSSSTAKEDESHDAHLEFSTTSDQMAAFISSYTPARGNGAPLSLELMEKGLELAGYKGQLDPDGAKFALQRASEGKSILNVALVRGTYPQEPENGTISGDADFQFPVLPDMVFGTLLPPVKASNGANLLGEVIPTEKTDTPEGLAVAVDGGCSYDKESNALISDTYGLVQIKENQIYVAPLIHVSKNSMQVRATLFPHDCFGSNITLQKIEPALQALGISRPILLVAGETALRTARETGIAKETVIAKGTEPIAGKNGWFEYAKEETKSIGTSLENDRIDFKERGTHPMVNPGEIIGKIHPPEEGIAGEDVYGRQTPPPGGQSLEIKPGLHVAPMPDGITYKALATGMVTLEKGELSVIDVLETEGDVDYSTGNIRLEKGSAHITGSIRQGFVVNVPGHILVKDSIEGAEVSAGGDIEISGGIIMAGKGHLKAGNNITAQFAANSRIDCGDSLTIAHELSNCLVRCKGTITATTGKGVIQGGSIASATGIEANELGSEIGVSTVLSIISRAPSNQVLVKERENLRERLMKINAVLGQDSDEDILARTPPDKMQQIEKILILRAQIKRKLKAVRSKLSNDLADYYESLERLSIRVKRTVYPGVQIKIGDKSLTVTKPLNRVKFHFDSASRTIVADNL; encoded by the coding sequence ATGGCAGATCAAGAATCCCCTATCAGAGGTTCTGCATTACGATCTTCTTCAACCGCAAAAGAAGACGAAAGCCATGATGCTCACTTAGAATTCAGCACGACCTCCGACCAGATGGCTGCTTTCATCTCAAGCTATACTCCTGCACGCGGGAATGGAGCTCCTCTTTCTTTAGAGCTGATGGAAAAAGGACTTGAACTGGCAGGCTATAAAGGACAACTCGACCCTGACGGGGCAAAATTTGCATTGCAAAGAGCAAGCGAAGGTAAATCCATTCTTAATGTTGCTCTTGTTCGCGGAACTTACCCTCAAGAGCCTGAAAACGGCACAATTTCTGGCGATGCCGACTTCCAGTTTCCGGTTTTACCGGACATGGTCTTTGGGACATTGCTTCCTCCGGTAAAAGCTTCAAACGGAGCTAACCTGCTCGGTGAAGTCATCCCCACAGAAAAAACAGATACCCCTGAAGGGCTTGCCGTTGCAGTTGACGGAGGCTGTTCTTACGATAAAGAAAGTAATGCTCTTATTTCTGACACATACGGCTTGGTACAAATAAAAGAAAACCAAATTTATGTTGCCCCTCTTATTCATGTTTCAAAAAATTCAATGCAAGTCAGAGCAACACTTTTTCCACACGACTGCTTCGGTTCAAACATTACCCTGCAAAAAATAGAACCGGCCCTACAGGCTCTTGGCATTTCACGCCCGATACTGCTGGTAGCAGGAGAAACGGCTCTAAGAACAGCCAGAGAAACAGGAATTGCAAAAGAAACGGTTATTGCAAAAGGCACTGAACCGATTGCAGGTAAAAATGGCTGGTTTGAATATGCAAAAGAGGAAACCAAATCGATTGGGACCTCACTTGAGAATGATAGAATTGATTTTAAAGAAAGAGGCACGCATCCAATGGTCAATCCTGGTGAGATCATTGGGAAGATTCACCCTCCTGAGGAGGGTATTGCCGGAGAAGACGTGTACGGACGACAGACTCCTCCCCCAGGAGGTCAATCGCTTGAAATTAAACCCGGGCTTCATGTAGCCCCGATGCCTGACGGAATAACCTATAAAGCTTTAGCTACCGGTATGGTTACCCTTGAAAAGGGAGAATTATCGGTAATTGATGTTCTTGAAACAGAAGGCGACGTGGACTACTCCACTGGCAATATCAGACTTGAAAAAGGATCAGCTCACATCACAGGGTCTATTCGGCAAGGTTTTGTAGTCAATGTTCCCGGTCATATTCTCGTTAAGGACTCAATTGAAGGGGCGGAAGTCAGTGCAGGCGGAGATATTGAAATCAGCGGCGGCATTATTATGGCTGGAAAGGGACACCTGAAAGCAGGAAATAATATAACAGCACAATTTGCAGCTAATTCCCGCATTGACTGCGGAGACTCCCTTACGATAGCACACGAACTCAGCAACTGCCTTGTTCGCTGTAAAGGAACCATCACCGCGACAACCGGCAAAGGTGTTATTCAAGGAGGGTCAATTGCCTCTGCGACTGGAATTGAAGCAAATGAACTTGGCTCTGAAATAGGTGTCAGTACCGTTTTAAGTATCATTTCTAGGGCACCCTCAAACCAAGTTTTGGTCAAAGAAAGAGAAAATCTTCGAGAAAGATTAATGAAAATCAATGCGGTATTGGGACAAGATTCCGATGAAGATATTTTAGCTAGAACTCCGCCAGATAAAATGCAGCAAATAGAAAAAATTCTTATCCTGCGTGCTCAAATCAAACGCAAGCTAAAAGCAGTCCGCAGCAAACTTTCAAATGACCTTGCTGATTATTATGAAAGTCTTGAGAGATTATCAATAAGAGTCAAAAGAACTGTTTACCCCGGCGTGCAAATAAAAATCGGAGACAAATCCCTTACAGTCACCAAGCCTTTAAACAGGGTCAAATTTCATTTTGATTCTGCTTCCAGAACTATTGTTGCTGACAATCTATAA
- a CDS encoding BPL-N domain-containing protein: MSSIYILWDDSHIWGLLLHRALKAWNIDHKLVRGHQIAQGLLSSKPPKALIVPGGWAKGKASSLGRTGILAVKQYVSEGGTYLGFCGGAGLALSGTGGLSLTDWERKGFENRLHHFLSGHISLNLNHDHPLVPDSLGKEALVPVWWPGQFSPHGAESTTALGKYSEPGPDFWVADLCVGSLPEGTLSDWENLYGISLMPSFLHNRPAIISGEFGKGNFILSYPHLETPASPQANIWLSHILDQVQNEPHTERPSVPAWELSDTPVLWDDTVLLSTRKSLETIITTGQGHFLLFWRNPWLLGWRRGIPGASINSLYALICEVTSLEPNDEALQMWNSCKADFSKYIEIFEKGVTGYLLAERLAMTMRRIEPHSVFPRGLKEQRNALFGPPPGAGGMYAKLLSTLEELTWIINKK, encoded by the coding sequence GACTCCCACATCTGGGGACTTTTACTCCACCGGGCACTAAAAGCATGGAACATAGACCACAAATTAGTGCGTGGGCATCAAATAGCTCAGGGATTGCTTTCAAGCAAGCCCCCAAAGGCTCTTATCGTTCCGGGCGGCTGGGCAAAAGGAAAAGCCAGCAGTCTCGGTAGAACCGGAATACTTGCGGTTAAGCAATATGTAAGTGAAGGCGGAACATACTTAGGCTTTTGCGGAGGAGCCGGACTTGCACTTTCCGGCACTGGCGGGCTGTCCTTAACGGACTGGGAGCGCAAAGGATTCGAAAATCGCCTTCATCATTTTTTAAGCGGTCATATAAGCTTAAACCTTAACCATGATCACCCACTTGTTCCGGACTCACTTGGTAAAGAAGCGCTCGTTCCCGTATGGTGGCCCGGTCAATTTTCACCACACGGAGCTGAATCTACTACCGCACTTGGTAAATATAGTGAACCAGGACCAGATTTCTGGGTAGCAGATCTTTGCGTAGGGTCATTGCCTGAAGGGACACTTAGCGACTGGGAAAACCTATATGGCATAAGCTTAATGCCTAGTTTTCTGCATAACCGCCCCGCAATTATCTCAGGAGAATTCGGCAAAGGTAATTTTATACTGAGCTACCCGCATCTTGAAACTCCAGCTTCTCCGCAAGCGAATATATGGCTGTCTCATATTCTTGATCAAGTGCAAAATGAACCGCATACAGAAAGACCTTCAGTGCCTGCATGGGAGCTGTCCGACACCCCTGTATTATGGGATGACACCGTATTGCTCTCGACGCGCAAATCTCTTGAAACAATCATTACTACCGGACAGGGGCATTTTCTCCTTTTCTGGCGTAACCCTTGGCTCCTGGGCTGGCGCAGAGGAATCCCCGGAGCCTCTATCAACAGCCTTTACGCTCTTATTTGTGAAGTGACATCACTTGAACCAAACGATGAAGCCTTACAAATGTGGAATTCCTGCAAAGCCGACTTTTCAAAGTACATAGAAATATTCGAAAAAGGAGTGACAGGTTACCTGCTGGCTGAAAGATTAGCGATGACCATGCGCCGCATTGAACCGCATTCGGTATTCCCCAGAGGACTTAAAGAACAACGAAATGCCCTTTTCGGACCTCCACCAGGAGCCGGTGGGATGTACGCAAAATTGCTCTCAACACTCGAAGAGCTGACATGGATTATCAACAAAAAATAG